One genomic region from Acidimicrobiales bacterium encodes:
- a CDS encoding acetate--CoA ligase family protein produces the protein MTGSRGSSPGAGPTRTLSEARSRRLVAGVGVAVSDWATASDPEGAVEAAAAMGLPVVIKLCGDAIAHKTERGLVRLSLGSTDEVRAAATELLAAATPDDGDVELLVSTMVRGSRELIAGMVRDPQFGPCVMLGVGGVLAEAVADVAFRLAPLDAHDAHDLIDDLSAQALLRAFRGEPAVDRDALADTLRALGALAADPSVASIDLNPLIVVDGLAVAVDALVEVADDGVGA, from the coding sequence ATGACGGGCAGCAGAGGCAGTTCCCCCGGGGCCGGACCCACCCGCACGCTCTCCGAAGCGCGGTCCCGACGCCTGGTGGCCGGCGTCGGCGTGGCCGTGTCCGACTGGGCCACCGCGTCCGATCCCGAGGGTGCAGTGGAGGCCGCAGCGGCCATGGGCCTACCGGTCGTAATCAAGTTGTGCGGCGATGCCATCGCCCACAAGACCGAGCGCGGCCTGGTGAGGCTGTCACTCGGCTCGACCGACGAGGTGCGGGCGGCAGCCACCGAACTGCTGGCCGCGGCCACCCCCGACGACGGCGACGTGGAGCTCCTGGTGTCGACCATGGTCCGGGGTAGCCGGGAGTTGATAGCCGGCATGGTCAGGGATCCCCAGTTCGGCCCCTGCGTGATGCTCGGCGTGGGCGGCGTGCTGGCCGAGGCGGTCGCCGACGTGGCGTTCCGCCTGGCGCCCCTGGACGCCCACGATGCCCACGACCTGATCGACGACCTAAGTGCCCAGGCCCTGCTCCGAGCCTTCCGTGGCGAGCCGGCAGTGGACCGCGACGCCCTGGCCGACACCCTGCGCGCCCTGGGTGCGCTGGCCGCCGACCCCTCGGTCGCGTCGATCGACCTGAACCCGTTGATCGTGGTGGACGGCCTGGCGGTGGCCGTCGACGCCCTGGTCGAGGTGGCAGACGACGGGGTCGGGGCCTGA
- a CDS encoding pyridoxal-dependent decarboxylase — translation MHELDAENEDLVRRVLDYALDQLGSDPPLDGPRSAGELQALVGETITATGLGGAEALRRFADHLAPACIPTDHPRYLAFVSGAPTMAASAFDLVVGSSSLCGSTWLDGAGMVFAENQALRWIADLAGLPDSAGGCFVTGGTMGNLSALVTARHDADRKRAAAGMGRPDRWAVVAAKSAHSSIDSAARVMDVEVILAGIDDDQRLRGDAVAEAISGRPAGTEVFAVAATAGTTNLGIVDAIDGIADACAASSVWLHVDGAYGGAAMAAPSVRHRFDGIEHCDSLVVDPHKWLFSPFDCAALLYRNPPLAREAHTQHAGYLEPIIDDTVWNPCDYANVLTRRARGMPFWFSLAVYGTDAYRDAIEHTLEVARAARDLVVAAEHLELLVEPELSVVAFRRRGWELADYQAWCDRLLDDGTAMLTPTTFDGGAAMRICVVNPRTTVEDLEEILATLDPVA, via the coding sequence ATGCACGAGTTGGACGCGGAGAACGAGGACCTCGTTCGGAGGGTCCTCGACTACGCACTCGATCAACTCGGGAGCGACCCTCCGCTGGACGGCCCCAGAAGCGCCGGGGAACTCCAGGCACTGGTCGGGGAGACGATCACCGCGACTGGGCTCGGTGGGGCCGAGGCGTTGCGCCGATTCGCCGACCACCTCGCACCGGCCTGCATCCCAACGGACCACCCCCGATACCTGGCCTTCGTGTCAGGCGCTCCGACCATGGCGGCCTCCGCGTTCGACCTCGTCGTCGGCTCCTCGTCTCTCTGCGGTTCCACCTGGCTGGACGGTGCCGGCATGGTCTTCGCCGAGAACCAGGCCCTGCGGTGGATCGCCGACCTGGCCGGCCTGCCGGACTCGGCCGGTGGATGCTTCGTCACCGGCGGCACTATGGGCAACCTCTCGGCGCTGGTCACGGCGCGCCATGACGCCGACCGGAAGCGTGCGGCGGCCGGAATGGGGCGCCCAGACCGGTGGGCCGTGGTTGCCGCCAAGAGCGCCCACTCGTCGATCGACTCGGCCGCCAGGGTGATGGACGTCGAGGTGATCCTCGCCGGGATCGACGACGACCAGCGGCTGCGAGGTGACGCCGTGGCCGAGGCCATTTCGGGTCGACCCGCCGGAACGGAGGTCTTCGCTGTCGCCGCGACGGCCGGCACCACCAACCTGGGAATCGTCGACGCCATAGACGGCATCGCCGATGCGTGCGCCGCGTCCAGCGTGTGGCTGCACGTCGATGGCGCCTACGGCGGTGCGGCGATGGCCGCTCCGTCGGTCCGCCACCGCTTCGACGGCATCGAACATTGCGATTCCCTGGTGGTCGACCCCCACAAGTGGCTGTTCTCACCCTTCGACTGTGCGGCCCTGCTCTACCGGAACCCGCCGCTGGCCCGAGAGGCGCACACCCAGCACGCCGGCTACCTCGAGCCGATCATCGACGACACGGTCTGGAACCCCTGCGATTACGCCAACGTGCTGACCCGCAGGGCACGGGGCATGCCGTTCTGGTTCTCGCTGGCCGTGTACGGCACGGATGCCTACCGGGACGCCATCGAGCACACCCTCGAGGTGGCCCGGGCGGCGAGGGACCTGGTCGTGGCTGCGGAACACCTCGAGCTCCTGGTCGAACCCGAGTTGTCGGTCGTGGCGTTCCGGCGCCGGGGCTGGGAGCTTGCCGACTACCAGGCCTGGTGCGATCGGTTACTGGACGACGGCACGGCAATGCTCACCCCGACGACTTTCGACGGTGGCGCCGCCATGCGGATCTGTGTCGTCAACCCGCGTACCACCGTCGAGGACCTGGAGGAGATCCTCGCCACGCTCGACCCTGTGGCCTGA